A stretch of the Dyella telluris genome encodes the following:
- a CDS encoding DUF4124 domain-containing protein, which translates to MIRLYLLAPLLLLSVPAAAGTAYQCTDAGGKVSFQDKPCAGAQRQQVLHLDDSQPVATPAPRPSDAPVFETVPPPAPPAQPYTPLPVLYACVRATDGKPYTSSNGDPQPYQVPYGILGASALPLSQVYGGPGAAGASAPELNRGRITTGLIANHYVWVQDQCRELTRPETCHALRDAYDDNATKLRRAFKSDQPPLEQRDQELRAQLHNC; encoded by the coding sequence ATGATCCGCCTGTACCTGCTCGCGCCGCTCCTGCTGCTTAGCGTGCCCGCCGCGGCGGGCACGGCGTACCAATGCACGGACGCCGGCGGCAAGGTGTCGTTCCAGGACAAGCCCTGCGCCGGCGCACAGCGCCAGCAGGTGCTGCATCTGGACGATTCGCAGCCCGTCGCCACGCCGGCGCCCCGGCCCTCCGATGCACCGGTATTCGAAACCGTGCCGCCACCGGCGCCACCAGCCCAGCCGTACACTCCCCTGCCGGTGTTGTACGCGTGCGTGCGCGCCACCGATGGCAAGCCCTACACCAGCAGCAACGGCGATCCCCAGCCCTACCAGGTTCCCTACGGCATCCTCGGTGCTTCGGCACTGCCACTGTCCCAGGTTTACGGCGGACCCGGCGCCGCCGGCGCCTCCGCCCCCGAACTCAACCGCGGACGCATCACCACCGGCTTGATCGCCAATCACTACGTATGGGTGCAGGACCAGTGCCGCGAACTCACCCGGCCAGAAACCTGCCATGCCCTGCGCGATGCCTACGACGACAACGCCACCAAACTGCGCCGCGCCTTCAAGAGCGACCAGCCACCACTGGAGCAGCGTGACCAGGAGCTGCGCGCCCAGCTGCACAACTGCTGA
- a CDS encoding SDR family oxidoreductase, with product MNARIDAWQLQGHTALITGASKGIGYATARELAGLGANLLLVARDGDYLEQVRIELLDDFPGIEVLAFDADLSEQEDRLAVFDWVADLGAPLSLLVNNAGGNRPAPTLAYREDEYRLIFEQNLFSAFEMCRLAHPQLVQHANAAIVNVGSVSGVTHVRTGSPYGMTKAALHQLTRNLAVEWAADGIRVNAVAPWYIRTQRSEPALANDEYLDEVLDRTPLRRIGEPEEVAAAIAFLCLPAASYVTGQVLAVDGGFLNYGF from the coding sequence ATGAACGCACGCATCGACGCATGGCAGCTGCAGGGACATACCGCCTTGATCACGGGTGCCAGCAAGGGCATCGGCTACGCCACCGCCCGTGAACTCGCCGGGCTGGGCGCCAATCTTCTGCTGGTTGCCCGCGACGGTGATTACCTGGAACAAGTGCGCATCGAGTTGCTGGATGACTTCCCGGGCATCGAGGTGCTGGCTTTCGATGCCGACCTGAGCGAGCAGGAAGACCGGCTTGCCGTGTTTGACTGGGTAGCAGATCTCGGCGCACCCCTCTCGCTGCTGGTGAACAACGCGGGCGGCAATCGTCCGGCGCCGACGCTCGCCTATCGCGAAGACGAGTACCGCCTGATCTTCGAGCAGAACCTGTTTTCCGCCTTCGAAATGTGCCGCCTTGCGCATCCGCAGCTGGTGCAGCACGCCAACGCGGCCATCGTGAACGTGGGATCGGTGTCCGGTGTGACACATGTGCGCACGGGATCACCCTATGGCATGACCAAGGCGGCCCTGCATCAACTCACCCGCAACCTTGCGGTGGAATGGGCAGCGGATGGCATCCGCGTGAATGCGGTGGCGCCCTGGTATATCCGCACGCAGCGGTCGGAACCGGCGCTGGCAAACGACGAGTACCTCGACGAGGTGCTGGATCGCACGCCGTTGCGGCGCATTGGTGAGCCGGAAGAAGTGGCGGCGGCGATCGCGTTTCTGTGCCTGCCGGCGGCGAGTTATGTGACGGGGCAGGTGTTGGCGGTGGATGGGGGGTTTTTGAATTACGGGTTTTGA
- a CDS encoding ABC transporter ATP-binding protein, translating into MNAHHDELATAPLLDIDDASVMRGDRLILDSFSLRIDAGQHTAILGANGAGKSTLVRLITRELYPLARRDGRASMHVFGRERWHVSDLRGLLGIVSPSLQHDCTTDATLEVAEAVLSSFFAAQRLGLNHHVTAAMRERADEALEQAGATHLLGRTMASLSTGEARRVLIARALVHRPRALLLDEPCAGLDMASRRRFLENLRGLARHGTTLLLVTHHVEEILPEIQQVVLLRDGQLLRQGSKNDVLTGPLLSETFGMPVCVERHGDYFSAAIA; encoded by the coding sequence ATGAATGCCCATCACGACGAACTCGCCACCGCGCCGCTGCTGGATATCGACGATGCCAGCGTGATGCGCGGTGATCGGCTGATCCTCGACAGCTTCAGCCTGCGCATCGACGCCGGCCAGCACACCGCCATCCTCGGCGCGAATGGTGCCGGCAAATCCACCCTGGTGCGCCTGATCACGCGCGAGCTCTACCCGCTTGCGCGCAGGGATGGCCGTGCATCCATGCACGTGTTCGGTCGCGAGCGCTGGCATGTCTCCGATCTTCGCGGGCTGCTCGGCATCGTCTCGCCATCACTGCAGCACGACTGCACCACGGATGCCACGCTGGAAGTGGCCGAGGCGGTGCTGTCCAGCTTCTTTGCCGCGCAGCGGCTGGGCCTGAATCACCACGTGACGGCCGCCATGCGCGAACGCGCCGATGAAGCCCTGGAGCAGGCCGGCGCCACGCACCTGCTTGGCCGCACCATGGCCAGCCTGTCCACGGGCGAGGCGAGGCGCGTGCTGATTGCCCGCGCACTGGTGCACCGGCCGCGCGCCCTGCTGCTCGATGAACCCTGCGCCGGACTGGACATGGCCAGCCGGCGCCGCTTCCTGGAAAACTTGCGCGGCCTCGCGCGCCATGGGACCACGCTATTGCTGGTGACCCATCACGTGGAGGAGATCCTCCCCGAGATCCAGCAGGTGGTGCTGCTGCGCGACGGGCAGCTGCTCAGGCAGGGCAGCAAGAACGACGTACTCACCGGCCCCCTGCTGTCCGAAACGTTCGGCATGCCGGTTTGCGTGGAGCGTCACGGCGACTACTTCAGCGCCGCCATCGCCTGA